The segment CACCCCTTGGGGCGTACCCACGAAGCGAAGGGGCACGTACATCTCCACGGGCTCGTCGGAGAGGACGTAAAAGTCCACGTGCTCCGGACGGCGGCGGCGCTTGTCCAGGTTCACCTGGCGCACCAAGGTGGGCAGCTCCTTGCCGTCAGGAAGCTCCAGGACAATCACGTGGTGGATGGAGGCCTGACGGAAGACCTTGTCAAACTCCCCCAGTTCCACGTAGACCTTCTGGTTCAGGCTCTTGTTGTACATGACCCCGGGGAGCTTCCCCGCGCGCCTTAGCGCGGCGGGCTTCTCCCCCTCCCGGTAATAGGCCTTTAGGCGGTACTCCATGGCTCCTCCTCGCACGCAAAACCCTGCCCCCCAAGGGGCGCACAAAGGAAA is part of the Thermus hydrothermalis genome and harbors:
- a CDS encoding 50S ribosomal protein L25 translates to MEYRLKAYYREGEKPAALRRAGKLPGVMYNKSLNQKVYVELGEFDKVFRQASIHHVIVLELPDGKELPTLVRQVNLDKRRRRPEHVDFYVLSDEPVEMYVPLRFVGTPQGVREGGVLQEVHRDILVRVSPRNIPEYIEVDVSGLGIGDSLHAADLKLPEGVKLAISPEETIAAVVPPEDVERLAAEAAEAPAEPEVIKKGKKEEEEA